In Debaryomyces hansenii CBS767 chromosome A complete sequence, a genomic segment contains:
- a CDS encoding DEHA2D07304p (similar to CA3384|IPF8362 Candida albicans IPF8362) → MFTFSIITPSTDDYSCKASLLSFDNDIKILADPSWNGNNHNDILYMEQYLKEVDIILLSHSTPEFISGFVLLCIKFPNLMSNIPIYSTLPVNQLGRVSTVEYYRANGVLGPLNNSILEVDEVDEWFDKIIPLKFFQTLSVFDNRLVITPYNAGHTLGGTFWLITRRLEKIIYAPSWNHSKDSFLNSASFLSSSSGNPLSQLMRPTVLITNTDLGSTMSHKKRTEKFLNLVDATLANGGAVLLPTSLSGRFLELLHLIDQHLQSAPIPVYFLSYSGTKVLSYASNLLEWMSSQLVKEWEEASSVNNNSSNKNNFPFDPSKVDLLSDPSELVQLSGPKIVFCSGIDLKNGDMSSEALQYLCQDEKTTIVLTEKTHFGLDNTINSQLYHDWYNLTKQKQGGTVEDGVAVPLEKVISLENWNREEPLIGAELTDFQEKINLQRKQKLLAKVRDRKNQNLLNADTINGDDSSSDEEDDVVSSDDEAAALKYTEAPANADASTTTNVPAVVKVDELSAHEAFITDHVKQTLEANRPLDLKITHKLKPRQAMFPYIVGSHKQKFDDYGEVIDIKDFQKQEDTSSNKLIMESKRKFEQNEKRKWGNVDNKGKGRGKNSDKDNNNQNKITPQELLNNQLLQKNLDTLFSPRKRIPLNAASSFSSKPQELRMRCGLSFVDLSGLVDMRSLSLIVSSLKPYNLLLLPDFSVNQNTIEEMNGLAAVKQMFDQQQDQHQQEQNKKSLANSSRYLSLATIRGGISNFVTSKNSAGKSAIVAVQCNTPVKIGGDDSDDTGIGLSNFEIKLDDSIIDSLKWQNIDGSYRVAQVYGELEIHNQDLPNKKQKTISDYMNSSTQFTLKHISNQDFLKQQQALVDAHAATTGQLLNNNGPKLAIGNIRLPELKKKLISRNMNAEFKSEGTLVVNNSLAIRKVTYSNVEGEDTGDIVIDGAMGPLYYEIKDCIREMLAYV, encoded by the coding sequence ATGTTCACGTTTTCTATAATAACACCGAGCACAGATGATTATTCATGTAAGGCATCGCTCTTgtcttttgataatgatataaagATTTTGGCTGATCCGAGCTGGAATGGTAATAATCATAATGACATTTTATACATGGAACAATACCTAAAGGAAGTTGACATAATACTCTTATCTCATTCTACACCTGAATTTATAAGTGGATTTGTCTTGTTATGTATAAAGTTTCCTAATTTGATGTCCAATATTCCTATCTATTCTACATTGCCGGTAAATCAGTTGGGACGAGTTTCTACAGTTGAATATTATAGGGCTAACGGTGTTTTGGGACCATTGAATAATAGCATATTAGAAGTTGATGAGGTAGACGAATGGTTTGATAAGATTATACCGTTAAAGTTTTTTCAAACATTGAGTgtatttgataatagaTTGGTTATCACTCCATACAATGCTGGGCACACTTTAGGTGGTACGTTCTGGTTAATAACGAGAAGACTAGAAAAAATCATATATGCTCCATCGTGGAACCATTCTAAGgattcatttttgaatagTGCTAGTTTCTTGTCGTCGTCGAGTGGGAATCCATTATCACAATTGATGAGACCAACAGTATTAATTACAAATACCGATTTAGGATCTACCATGTCTCATAAGAAACGGACTGAAAAATTCCTTAATTTGGTTGATGCTACATTGGCTAATGGTGGGGCAGTATTATTGCCTACATCTCTTTCGGGTAGgtttttggaattattaCATTTAATAGATCAGCATTTACAAAGTGCACCCATACCTGTCTATTTCTTATCATATTCTGGGACTAAGGTTCTAAGCTACGCgtcaaatttattagaatgGATGTCATCGCAATTAGTAAAGGAATGGGAGGAAGCATCTTCtgtgaataataatagttcGAATAAGAACAATTTTCCATTCGATCCTTCTAAAGTCGATTTATTGCTGGACCCTAGTGAGCTCGTTCAACTAAGTGGACCAAAAATTGTCTTCTGTTCCGGTattgatttaaaaaatGGTGATATGTCGTCGGAGGCATTACAATACTTATGTCAGGATGAGAAAACAACCATCGTGTTGACAGAAAAAACGCATTTTGGGTTAGATAATACAATTAACTCCCAATTATATCATGATTGGTACAATCTCACGAAGCAAAAACAAGGAGGCACCGTTGAAGATGGGGTCGCTGTTCCGTTAGAAAAGGTTATTAGCTTGGAAAATTGGAATAGGGAAGAACCTTTAATAGGTGCAGAACTTACGGATTTTCAGGAAAAGATAAATTTACAGAGAAAACAAAAGTTACTTGCTAAGGTAAGAGATagaaagaatcaaaatttattaaatgcaGATACGATAAATGGTGATGATTCGTCGTCGGATGAAGAGGACGATGTTGTCTCATCTGACGATGAAGCTGCGGCATTAAAATATACTGAAGCTCCTGCTAATGCGGATGCTTCCACCACAACGAACGTGCCCGCTGTTGTTAAGGTTGACGAGCTTTCAGCTCATGAGGCATTTATAACAGATCACGTCAAGCAAACTCTTGAAGCAAATCGTCCACTAGACCTCAAGATTACGCATAAATTGAAGCCTAGACAAGCTATGTTTCCTTATATAGTTGGTTCtcataaacaaaaatttgatgattatgGTGAAGTAATCGACATCAAAGATTTCCAAAAGCAAGAGGACACTAGTAGTAACAAATTAATCATGGAAAGTAAACGGAAATTCGAACAAAACGAAAAGCGTAAATGGGGTAATGTCGATAATAAGGGTAAAGGGCGTGGTAAAAACTCGGATAAAGATAACAATaaccaaaataaaatcacaCCGCAGGAACTCCtaaataatcaattgttACAGAAAAACCTTGATACATTATTTAGCCCTCGAAAGAGAATTCCACTCAATGCGgcatcttcattttcatccaaGCCACAAGAGTTACGCATGAGGTGTGGATTGTCATTTGTTGACTTATCGGGTTTAGTGGACATGCGTTCGTTAAGTTTGATCGTCTCATCATTGAAACcatacaatttattattattgccCGATTTCAGTGTAAATCAAAAcacaattgaagaaatgaatGGTTTGGCGGCTGTCAAGCAGATGTTTGATCAGCAACAAGATCAGCATCAACAGGAGCAAAATAAGAAGTCTTTAGCGAACTCATCGAGATATTTATCTTTGGCAACAATAAGAGGAGGCATTTCGAATTTCGTTACAAGTAAGAACAGTGCTGGTAAGCTGGCAATTGTCGCTGTACAGTGCAATACACCGGTTAAGATTGGTGGTGACGACTCTGATGATACTGGCATCGGTTTAAGTAACTTCGAAATTAAATTAGATGATAGTATTATTGATAGCTTAAAATGGCAAAATATTGATGGCAGTTATAGAGTCGCCCAGGTGTATGGTGAGCTAGAAATACATAACCAAGATTTGCCTAATAAGAAACAGAAGACTATCAGTGACTATATGAATTCATCCACCCAATTCACCTTGAAGCATATTTCCAATCAAGACTTCTTAAAGCAACAACAAGCACTCGTAGATGCACATGCCGCAACTACTGGCCAATTACTCAATAATAACGGTCCAAAATTGGCCATTGGGAATATTAGATTACCAGAGCTCAAAAAGAAGCTCATCAGCCGTAATATGAATGCAGAATTCAAGAGTGAAGGTACATTGGTTGTGAACAATAGTCTAGCCATAAGAAAAGTTACCTACAGCAATGTAGAAGGTGAAGACACCGGTGACATAGTCATTGATGGTGCTATGGGCCCATTATACTACGAAATTAAAGACTGTATACGTGAAATGTTAGCCTATGTATAA
- a CDS encoding DEHA2D07326p (similar to uniprot|Q12226 Saccharomyces cerevisiae YLL063C AYT1 Acetyltransferase), which translates to MNEVVLDILGQQSLEIFTQICFCYSMGEDGESKDEILETLRKGLERLTEGFPWVAGQVVNEKREMGDATCVFKIKTLERIPRLIVKDVSDQGSIPSMEELRRASFPMRMLDESFVAPRSTVPGIFSESSDVPVFILQATFIKNGLLLTFLGQHQVMDGTGQAHVISLLSKACRGEQFTREELETGNIDREGIIPLLTEEENTNLGDLHQRLAHQIILNPSSSSNPEPPQCTWTCFNFSSSSLNKLKSLASKDLLSSTSYITTDDALTAFVWQSVSRIRLSRLSPNKNTTLARAVNVRPYLNVPSTYPGMVQNMTYNDFTISQLTTIPLGIIASQLRSNFDPKISTLNQDTRALATLLDNTKNKSITSFTATLDFSSDIALSSWVKQNSYSLDFGIGLYNPESVRRPQFTPVESLMYLLPKTPNGDVALAICLRDTDMSLLKSDEQFIKYATHIT; encoded by the coding sequence ATGAATGAAGTCGTGTTAGACATTCTCGGACAGCAGTcacttgaaatattcacTCAAATATGTTTTTGTTATTCAATGGGTGAAGATGGGGAGTCGAAAGACGAAATTCTCGAAACATTGAGGAAAGGTTTGGAAAGATTGACGGAAGGGTTTCCATGGGTTGCTGGACAAGTGGTAAATGAGAAGAGAGAAATGGGAGATGCTACATGTGTATTTAAAATCAAGACACTTGAGAGAATTCCTCGGTTAATTGTCAAGGATGTGAGTGATCAAGGATCAATTCCTTCAATGGAAGAGTTGAGAAGAGCGAGTTTTCCTATGAGAATGTTGGATGAGAGTTTCGTTGCTCCTAGAAGTACCGTTCCTGGGATTTTTAGTGAATCGTCAGATGTCCCAGTTTTTATTTTGCAAGCTACATTTATTAAGAATGGGCTTCTTTTGACTTTCTTAGGTCAACATCAAGTTATGGATGGAACTGGTCAAGCACATGTTATTTCTTTGCTTTCGAAAGCTTGCCGTGGGGAACAATTCACCagagaagaattagaaacaGGAAATATCGATCGTGAAGGCATAATCCCACTACttacagaagaagaaaataccAATTTGGGTGACTTGCATCAAAGACTCGCacatcaaataatactaaatccttcttcatcatccaaCCCAGAACCACCTCAATGTACTTGGACAtgcttcaatttttcttcttcttcactcaataaattgaaatcacTTGCGTCCAAAGACCTTCTTTCAAGCACAAGTTATATTACAACAGACGATGCACTTACAGCTTTTGTTTGGCAATCAGTTTCTCGAATCCGTCTTTCAAGATTATCGCCGAACAAAAATACAACCCTCGCAAGGGCTGTCAATGTTCGACCTTATCTAAATGTCCCTTCAACCTACCCCGGAATGGTTCAGAATATGACCTACAACGATTTTACAATTTCACAATTAACGACGATCCCACTTGGCATAATCGCATCGCAACTTCGATCCAACTTTGACCCCAAAATATCCACTCTAAACCAAGATACTCGTGCATTAGCTACTCTTCTTGACAATACCAAAAACAAATCAATTACATCTTTCACTGCAACGTTAGATTTCTCCTCCGACATAGCCCTAAGCTCTTGGGTAAAACAAAATAGCTATTCTTTAGATTTTGGTATTGGTCTCTACAACCCTGAATCGGTTAGGCGCCCTCAATTCACTCCAGTTGAAAGTCTCATGTATTTACTCCCTAAAACCCCAAATGGTGACGTTGCACTTGCAATTTGTCTCCGTGATACCGATATGAGCCTCTTAAAATCTGACGAACAATTCATTAAGTATGCTACTCATATCACGTAA
- a CDS encoding DEHA2D07348p (similar to uniprot|P32660 Saccharomyces cerevisiae YER166W DNF1 P-type ATPase or uniprot|Q12675 Saccharomyces cerevisiae YDR093W DNF2 P-type ATPase), producing the protein MTDGNEQTPSTLALNTFDSNNGSQSSSWPKNSHDDGIVHENEGMGSTSSEAPMSKGNSGVSKDNNTNARNRVSDLVTTPAPTFKEKLQAYFYNKGMAPMPEYMVKIYRNTPRYIYVNHELPEELRDSKTGHPLLMYPRNKIRTTKYTPLSFLPKNILFQFTNVANTYFLILVILGAFQIFGVPNPGLAAVPLIVIVCITAIKDAIEDYRRGSSDSELNNSPIHLLQGLNNTNVLTTYVGPWRKFKKSCTRQTNKFFKALKRAAIMVFGKKSNKADLLRQEKEEEINALHRVSTVHSEYSYASNRASMNRPSSSRPRKSGQSRVSRNVHSKPLSDSIVSPHLFADNSTNTVFKNRRWKDVAIGDFIRIRANEEVPADVIIISSSDIEGNCYIETKNLDGETNLKVKNSLKCGGSGNIKHSQDLGNTRFWIECDAPNSHLYTFKGTIHYENYDANGQLINEDEKEAINNDNVLLRGSTLRNTKWVIGVVVYTGSETKIMLNSGITPTKSSLISRQLNLSVIINFLVLFILCFISGLINGLFYNKENVSRLYFDFKPYAPTAAANGVLAFFVALIIYQSLVPISLYISVEIIKTLQAFFIYSDIKMYYDRLDFPCIPKSWNISDDLGQIEYIFSDKTGTLTQNVMEFKKCTINGKSYGYAYTEAKQGLDKREGVDIVKEQEKWKHIIAENKTDMIDNLIKFSNNDQLNEEALTFISNDYVRDTITPELVSGKEQKEANEKFMYALALCHTVVTEQNSDNPNLRDFKAESPDEAALVAVARDVGIEFKERLRKSLVLNIYGKPREYELLQVIPFTSARKRMSCIIRTPDNRILLISKGADNVIFSRLDNNSNNEEVITRTALHLEDFAKEGLRTLCIAQKELDPNYFQNWLARYKEAYSSIDDSRDEIIDELDEEIEQNLILLGGTAIEDRLQLGVPDSIGILREAGIKLWVLTGDRIETAINIGFSCNLLENDMKLLVVRPDESDPGNVAYIDNLVTKYLQENFNMLNGTTDFNNEIKSLMSEAKNDHSSPTANFALIIDGAALAHIFGVLSNENESIQNLKNKFMLLGKQCKSVICCRVSPSQKASVVKMVKTSLHVMTLAIGDGANDVAMIQAANIGVGIAGEEGRQAVMSSDYAIGQFKYLTRLLLVHGRWSYKRLAEMIPCFFYKNVVFTLTCFWFGIYNDFDGSYLYEYTYLMFYNLAFTSLPIIVLAVLDQDVSDTVSLLVPQLYRSGILGLDWSQYKFSWYMFDGLYQSVISFYFPYLLMYKSFQNPQGLGLDHRFWIGVVAACISVTACNVYVLLQQYRWDWLTLLIVSISILLVYFWTGVWSSRVYAAEFYKAGAQILGTLACWCTIFIGIIFCLLPRFTFDFLMRNFRPSDTDIIREKALAGEYDDYPEVYDPTDLEDVEKHRILSDLKHGDPSVLERIGNNIKEEKNEDPFDTGSTVEKSNTLKRTFKTIKRHATVSKSRKNTIASNNINKLDLNQLRLQMMKEGQYTTARNSLDRIQTTHELPGLTQAETLLSYHTRTSINFER; encoded by the coding sequence ATGACGGACGGAAACGAACAGACGCCATCTACGTTGGCGTTGAATACGtttgattcaaataacGGGTCGCAGAGCTCGCTGTGGCCTAAAAATTCCCATGATGATGGTATAGTTCACGAGAACGAAGGGATGGGATCCACCTCATCGGAGGCACCGATGTCAAAAGGCAACAGCGGAGTGTCGAAGGACAATAATACGAATGCAAGGAACCGTGTGTCGGATCTTGTAACAACGCCAGCACCTACATTCAAGGAGAAGTTACAAGCGTACTTCTACAACAAGGGAATGGCACCCATGCCCGAATATATGGTGAAAATCTACAGAAATACCCCCAGATACATTTACGTGAACCACGAGTTGCCTGAGGAGTTGAGGGACTCCAAAACGGGCCATCCTTTGTTGATGTATCCCAGAAATAAGATCAGAACCACTAAATATACCCCATTATCGTTTTTGCCCAAAAATATCTTGTTTCAATTTACAAATGTGGCCAATACatatttcttgatattGGTTATCTTGGGTGCGTTCCAGATTTTTGGGGTGCCAAACCCTGGTTTGGCAGCGGTGCCTTTAATTGTCATTGTGTGTATTACTGCCATCAAGGACGCCATCGAAGATTACAGAAGAGGGTCCAGTGACTCTGAGTTGAATAACTCGCCGATCCATTTATTGCAAGGGTTGAATAATACCAATGTATTGACCACGTATGTGGGTCCATGGAGGAAATTTAAAAAGTCCTGCACCAGACAGACTAATAAGTTCTTCAAAGCGTTGAAAAGAGCTGCTATTATGGTGTTTGGCaaaaaatctaataaaGCTGATCTTCTTAGACAAGAGAAAGAGGAGGAAATCAATGCCTTGCATAGAGTTTCTACTGTGCATTCCGAATATTCGTATGCTTCAAATAGAGCTTCGATGAATAGACCCTCGTCGAGTAGGCCGAGAAAGTCGGGGCAATCGCGTGTTTCAAGAAATGTACATTCTAAGCCGTTGTCCGATTCGATAGTTAGTCCCCATCTTTTCGCTGATAACTCTACTAATACTGTCTTTAAAAATCGTAGATGGAAGGATGTCGCGATTGGtgattttattagaattagaGCTAACGAGGAAGTTCCAGCTGATGTGATCATtatatcatcttcagaCATTGAAGGAAATTGTTATATTGAAACTAAAAATTTGGATGGTGAGACTAATTTAAAGGTTAAAAATTCATTGAAGTGTGGTGGTTCTGGTAACATTAAACATTCTCAAGACTTGGGTAACACTAGATTTTGGATCGAATGTGATGCGCCAAACAGTCATTTGTATACCTTCAAAGGAACAATTCATTATGAAAATTATGACGCAAATGGccaattgattaatgaagatgaaaaagaagcaattaataatgacaaTGTTTTGTTGAGAGGATCCACCTTGAGAAACACAAAATGGGTTATTGGTGTTGTTGTTTACACCGGTAGTGAAACAAAAATTATGTTGAACTCGGGTATCACTCCAACCAAATCGTCTCTTATTTCAAGgcaattgaatttgtctgttatcatcaatttcttaGTCTTGTTTATTTTATGTTTTATTTCAGGGTTGATCAATGGTCTATTCTACAATAAGGAAAATGTCTCAagattatattttgattttaaacCATATGCTCCCACTGCAGCAGCTAATGGTGTCCTTGCTTTCTTTGTGGctttaattatttatcaGTCTTTGGttccaatttcattatacaTTTCtgttgaaattatcaaaacttTACAAGCGTTTTTTATCTATTCAGATATAAAGATGTATTATGATAGACTTGACTTTCCTTGTATTCCTAAGTCTTGGAATATATCTGATGATTTGGgacaaattgaatacatcTTCAGTGATAAAACTGGTACATTGACCCAGAATGTTATGGAATTCAAGAAGTGCACGATCAATGGTAAGTCGTATGGTTATGCCTATACAGAAGCAAAGCAAGGTTTAGACAAGAGAGAAGGGGTTGATATTGTGAAggaacaagaaaaatggaaaCATATTATAGctgaaaataaaacagaTATGATTGATAACTTAATCAAATTCAGTAACAATGACCAATTGAATGAGGAAGCTTTAACATTTATTTCCAATGATTATGTTAGAGACACTATTACACCAGAGTTGGTCTCTGGTaaagaacaaaaagaagcgaatgaaaaatttatgtACGCTTTGGCTTTATGTCACACTGTCGTAACAGAACAAAATTCAGATAATCCAAATTTAAGAGATTTCAAGGCGGAATCTCCTGATGAAGCTGCATTGGTTGCAGTAGCCAGAGATGTTGGAATCgaatttaaagaaagattaaGAAAGTCGTTGgttttgaatatttatggAAAACCTAGAGAATATGAATTGTTACAGGTTATACCCTTCACCTCTGCTAGGAAAAGAATGTCCTGTATTATTAGGACTCCAGATAACAGAATTCTATTAATATCTAAGGGTGCTGATAATGTTATTTTTTCCAGATTAGACAATAATTCGAACAACGAAGAAGTTATCACTAGAACAGCATTACACTTAGAAGATTTTGCGAAAGAGGGTTTAAGAACATTATGTATCGCTCAGAAGGAATTAGATCCTaactattttcaaaattggtTAGCAAGATATAAGGAAGCTTATTCTTCTATTGATGACAGTCGTGATGAgattattgatgaattggatgAAGAGATAGAACAGAACTTAATACTTTTAGGTGGTACAGCTATTGAAGACAGGTTGCAACTAGGTGTTCCAGattcaattggaatattaaGGGAAGCGGGTATCAAATTATGGGTTTTAACTGGTGATAGAATTGAAACTGCTATCAATATTGGTTTCTCGTGTAACTTgttagaaaatgatatgaaattattggttGTTCGTCCCGATGAAAGCGACCCTGGAAATGTTGCGTACATTGATAACTTGGTCACAAAATACTTGCAAGAGAATTTCAATATGCTAAATGGAACTACagattttaataatgaaattaagtCCCTCATGTCTGAAGCTAAAAATGACCATTCATCGCCAACTGCTAATTTTGCACTTATAATTGACGGTGCTGCATTGGCACATATTTTTGGTGTCTTATCAAATGAGAATGAGTCAATtcagaatttgaagaacaaaTTTATGCTACTTGGTAAACAATGTAAATCCGTTATCTGTTGTCGTGTTTCCCCATCACAAAAAGCTAGTGTTGTCAAGATGGTAAAGACCTCACTTCATGTGATGACATTAGCCATTGGAGATGGTGCTAATGATGTTGCCATGATCCAGGCTGCAAATATTGGTGTTGGTATTGCTGGTGAGGAAGGTAGACAAGCGGTTATGTCGTCAGATTACGCAATTGGTCAGTTTAAGTACTTGACTAGATTATTACTCGTCCATGGCAGATGGTCATACAAAAGGTTGGCAGAGATGATTCCTTGTTTCTTCTACAAGAATGTCGTATTCACATTAACGTGTTTCTGGTTCGGTATTTATAACGACTTCGATGGGTCTTATCTTTACGAATATACCTACTTGATGTTTTATAACTTGGCATTTACTTCATTGCCAATTATTGTTTTAGCTGTTTTGGACCAAGATGTTTCAGATACTGTTTCACTTTTGGTTCCTCAGTTATACAGATCTGGTATTTTGGGACTTGATTGGTCACAGTATAAATTCTCATGGTATATGTTTGATGGACTTTATCAGTCAGTTATCTCGTTTTACTTCCCATACTTGTTGATGTATAAATCATTCCAAAATCCTCAAGGATTAGGCTTGGATCATAGATTCTGGATAGGTGTGGTTGCTGCTTGTATTTCAGTTACCGCCTGTAATGTCTATGTTTTGTTGCAGCAATATAGATGGGATTGGTTAACTCTCTTGATTGTTAGTATTTCCATCCTTCTTGTATATTTCTGGACTGGTGTTTGGAGTTCCAGAGTATATGCTGCTGAATTTTACAAAGCTGGTGCACAAATTCTTGGTACTTTAGCATGTTGGTGTACTATTTTTATCGGTATTATTTTCTGTCTCTTACCAAGATTTACATTTGACTTCTTAATGAGAAATTTCCGTCCAAGCGACACTGATATTATCAGAGAAAAGGCACTTGCAGGTgaatatgatgattatCCCGAAGTTTATGATCCAACTGATCTCgaagatgttgaaaaacATAGGATATTGAGTGATTTAAAACATGGCGATCCATCCGTATTGGaaagaattggaaacaACATTAAGGAGGAGAAAAATGAAGATCCCTTTGATACTGGTAGCACAGTGGAAAAGTCTAATACTCTTAAGAGAACTTTTAAGACGATCAAAAGACATGCCACTGTTTCAAAATCCAGAAAGAATACTATTGCcagtaataatataaacaagcttgatttaaatcaattaagGTTACAAATGATGAAAGAAGGTCAATATACTACTGCCCGAAATTCTTTAGATAGAATTCAAACAACCCATGAACTTCCAGGATTAACCCAGGCCGAGACTTTACTTTCATATCATACAAGAACAAGTATTAATTTTGAGCGTTGA
- a CDS encoding DEHA2D07370p (similar to uniprot|P38879 Saccharomyces cerevisiae YHR193C EGD2 Alpha subunit of the heteromeric nascent polypeptide-associated complex (NAC)), giving the protein MSIEEIPQGADVSILSKNEKKARELIKKLNLKQIKGITRVTFKQRGNLIYAIDQPDVFRSSAGTYVVFGEAKVDDMNKRIAEAQQQQAQQDALSKAAGETGEAGEEDKSQDAITADLEKASLNTNKIEEEEADDGEVDESGLDAKDIDIIVEQTQVSRAKAVKALRVHDGDMVNAIMELS; this is encoded by the coding sequence ATGTCTATCGAAGAAATCCCACAAGGCGCTGACGTCTCCATCTTATCCAAGAACGAAAAGAAGGCCAGAgaattgatcaagaaattgaactTGAAGCAAATCAAGGGTATTACCAGAGTCACCTTCAAGCAAAGAGGTAACTTAATCTACGCTATTGATCAACCAGATGTTTTCAGATCTTCTGCTGGTACCTATGTTGTCTTCGGTGAAGCCAAGGTCGATGACATGAACAAGAGAATTGCTGAAGCTCAACAACAGCAAGCTCAACAAGACGCTCTTTCTAAGGCTGCTGGTGAAACTGGTGAAGCTGGTGAAGAAGACAAGTCCCAAGATGCCATTACCGCTGACTTGGAAAAGGCTTCTCTTAACACCAAcaagattgaagaagaagaagctgatGATGGTGAAGTTGACGAATCCGGATTAGATGCCAAGGACATCGACATTATCGTTGAACAAACCCAAGTTTCCAGAGCTAAGGCTGTCAAGGCTTTGAGAGTTCACGACGGTGACATGGTCAACGCCATCATGGAATTGTCTTAG
- a CDS encoding DEHA2D07392p (similar to CA2955|IPF15201 Candida albicans IPF15201) codes for MGVFGIFKSKGFDPDTFEKELTQLTRQISNTQSQIYSLKGKSKRWVFSLSKIFLTTYALILVYIYQKVPRSPIARNKIVNFIESQSNDQLMVLVGFPVVGYLIVYLINSIFRLSVGRREKRLQTLKKKHSLKIEELKKITNFNTTNELLNKYGNQDVRKKSKDETGNKATAEKQVGASRQINSANAQQQQQQQQIIKRLQSLQENPPVQKPRTFQDRVLDFIVGSDNNEAIENRYALICKQCLTHNGLAPPGSTNPFKVSYICPNCGFLNGETEIEETTTPIETEELESNKATPLAVDRALHRPSIDDVMDKPSPDPVSGEPILIDPKDTHSSSFNRSTNESPLKDS; via the coding sequence ATGGGAGTCTTCGGAATATTCAAGCTGAAGGGGTTTGACCCTGATACTTTCGAGAAAGAATTAACCCAATTGACCAGGCAGATCTCTAATACACAACTGCAAATCTACAGTTTGAAAGGCAAATCAAAACGGTGGGTATTCTCCTTAAGCAAAATTTTCTTAACTACATATGcattaattcttgtttatatatatcagAAGGTTCCAAGGTCGCCAATTGCAAGAAATAAGATCgtcaatttcattgaaaGCCAGTCCAATGATCAGCTTATGGTGTTGGTGGGATTTCCAGTCGTGGGGTACTTGATAGTGTATTTGATCAATAGCATATTCAGGCTTTCGGTTGGGAGACGGGAGAAACGCCTTCAAacattgaagaagaagcattCTCTCAAGATCgaggaattgaagaaaatcaCGAATTTCAACACCACGAACGAATTGTTAAACAAGTATGGAAACCAGGACGTGAGAAAGAAATCGAAGGATGAGACTGGTAACAAAGCGACCGCCGAGAAACAGGTGGGTGCATCACGCCAAATTAACTCGGCAAATGcccaacaacaacagcaacagcagcagATTATTAAGAGATTGCAGAGTCTCCAGGAAAACCCTCCAGTGCAGAAACCCAGAACGTTTCAAGACCGGGTGTTGGATTTTATTGTTGGATCGGACAATAACGAGGCCATTGAGAATAGATATGCGTTGATCTGCAAGCAATGTTTGACTCACAACGGGCTAGCACCTCCAGGAAGCACCAATCCGTTCAAAGTATCGTATATCTGTCCTAATTGCGGGTTTTTGAATGGTGAAACCGAAATCGAGGAAACAACCACCCCCATTGAAACCGAAGAGCTCGAATCGAACAAAGCTACCCCCCTTGCAGTAGATCGAGCATTGCACAGGCCCCTGATTGACGATGTAATGGACAAACCAAGCCCAGACCCGGTTTCCGGCGAACCGATTCTTATCGATCCCAAAGACACCCATTCTTCGTCATTTAATAGACTGACTAACGAGTCGCCTCTCAAAGACTCCTAA